Proteins encoded by one window of Limnothrix sp. FACHB-406:
- a CDS encoding hemolysin family protein, translated as MDSQGWTLSLWVLLLPITLNAFFVAAEFSMVAVRRSRIDQLVAGGDPAARSVQYLQQHVDRLLSTTQLGITLAALTLGWLGQSVLAAPLVSGAIHYWPAAADRPLVQAVAVGTAFLLVAYLQIVFGELGPKSIALRHAEQVALVLGPPSVTIGRFLQPIVWFLERSTRWVLRALGLRPSDRHWASPIALSELQQIVGNSTESPDLEADERRLLQNVLTFRAVTARDVMIPRTQMVVLEQSDSVTDLLAAVGQTGHLRYPVMGDSIDDIVGMVRFKDLATPLAAGELSLDTPLSAWIQPACFVPEFANTADLLRSLRRSGQPMAIVVDEFGNTAGLVTLTDVAEEIVGPLAADDSSIEAIDEQTACVPAQITIDEVNGRLGLTLPEADDYQTLAGFVLCHLQRIPQVGESFRYNGLEFEIEAANGARLDRIRIRRLH; from the coding sequence GTGGATAGTCAAGGCTGGACGTTGAGCTTGTGGGTGCTGCTGTTGCCCATCACGCTGAATGCGTTCTTTGTGGCGGCAGAGTTTTCCATGGTGGCTGTGCGGCGATCGCGCATTGATCAACTCGTTGCGGGTGGAGATCCGGCGGCTCGCAGCGTCCAGTATTTGCAACAACATGTCGATCGGTTGCTGTCCACAACCCAGTTGGGGATCACCCTGGCGGCCCTCACCCTGGGTTGGTTGGGTCAGTCGGTCTTGGCCGCGCCCCTGGTCAGCGGCGCAATTCACTACTGGCCCGCTGCGGCCGATCGCCCTTTGGTGCAGGCGGTGGCCGTGGGAACCGCGTTCCTGTTGGTGGCCTATCTGCAAATCGTGTTTGGGGAATTGGGCCCCAAATCGATCGCCCTGCGTCATGCGGAACAGGTGGCCTTGGTGTTGGGGCCGCCCAGCGTCACGATCGGGCGATTTTTACAGCCGATCGTTTGGTTTTTGGAACGCTCCACGCGGTGGGTGTTGCGGGCCTTGGGATTGCGGCCCAGCGATCGCCATTGGGCCAGCCCGATCGCCCTTTCGGAGTTGCAACAAATTGTTGGGAATTCCACAGAGTCTCCGGACTTGGAAGCCGATGAGCGCCGCCTGCTGCAAAATGTTCTGACCTTTCGAGCCGTGACGGCCCGAGATGTGATGATTCCCCGCACCCAGATGGTGGTGCTGGAGCAGTCGGATTCCGTGACAGATTTGCTGGCGGCCGTGGGCCAAACCGGCCACCTGCGTTACCCGGTGATGGGTGACTCGATCGATGACATTGTGGGAATGGTGCGGTTTAAAGATTTAGCCACGCCCCTGGCCGCTGGGGAATTGAGCCTGGATACGCCCCTGAGCGCTTGGATTCAGCCCGCCTGTTTTGTGCCGGAATTTGCCAATACGGCGGACTTGCTGCGATCGCTCCGGCGATCGGGACAACCCATGGCGATCGTGGTGGATGAATTTGGCAACACGGCGGGCTTGGTCACGCTCACCGATGTGGCGGAGGAAATTGTGGGGCCCCTGGCCGCCGACGACAGCTCGATCGAGGCGATCGACGAACAAACCGCCTGCGTGCCCGCCCAAATCACGATCGACGAGGTGAATGGCCGTCTGGGGCTAACCCTGCCGGAAGCCGACGATTACCAAACCTTGGCCGGGTTTGTGCTCTGCCACCTGCAACGAATTCCCCAAGTGGGCGAAAGCTTTCGTTACAACGGTTTGGAATTTGAAATTGAAGCGGCCAATGGGGCCCGACTCGATCGGATCCGCATTCGCCGCCTTCACTAG
- a CDS encoding DUF1003 domain-containing protein, with product MPVNSPGYPRRPSRANITPEQYRLIQRLRERNPAENPPKEKADLGSHLADLVASTVGSWKFVIIQSICLGFWIFCNVSNKTIHWDSYPFILLNLMLSFQAAYTAPIIMMSQNRQNEIDRQEAKHDHEVNLKSELEIELLHDKINLLREAELSEILHLLREQQKQIDELQKQLKAASIKPDSA from the coding sequence ATGCCCGTCAATTCTCCCGGCTATCCTCGTCGCCCCAGCCGCGCCAATATTACCCCCGAGCAATATCGGCTGATTCAGCGCCTACGGGAACGAAATCCCGCTGAGAACCCACCCAAAGAAAAAGCGGATTTGGGTTCGCATCTTGCTGACTTGGTGGCTTCAACGGTTGGCTCTTGGAAATTTGTCATCATCCAGTCCATTTGTTTAGGTTTTTGGATTTTTTGCAATGTCAGCAACAAGACTATCCATTGGGATTCCTATCCATTCATTTTGCTGAATTTGATGTTGTCATTCCAAGCAGCATACACAGCACCAATCATCATGATGAGCCAAAATCGGCAAAATGAAATTGATCGCCAAGAGGCTAAGCATGATCATGAAGTGAATCTGAAATCAGAGCTGGAAATTGAGCTGCTGCATGACAAAATTAATCTTCTGCGCGAGGCAGAGTTGAGCGAAATTCTGCACCTGCTGCGTGAGCAACAAAAACAGATTGATGAACTCCAAAAGCAACTGAAAGCCGCTTCCATCAAACCTGATTCAGCGTGA
- a CDS encoding transaldolase, which produces MAQTLLEQLRTMTIVVADTGDIQAIERLKPRDATTNPSLITAAAQMPQYQEIVDQTLLEARTEKGKQASAEEVASLAFERLAVAFGKKILQIIPGRVSTEVDARLSYDTEATIAKGRYLISEYEKAGVSRDRILIKIAATWEGIRAAEVLEKEGIHCNLTLLFGLHQAIACAEAGVTLISPFVGRILDWYKKKTGRDSFPAPEDPGVLSVTRIYNYYKTFGHKTEVMGASFRNMGEIVELAGCDLLTISPALLDELESNQGELVRKLSPDLAGAEPIEKIEMNREVFDQMHQDDPMASEKLTEGIEGFSKALESLELLLKNRLAQLEGQEALSHAADDIFHVYDLDGDGFITREEWAGSDAVFDALDSNRDGKITPAEMAAGLGAAYHHHLVGV; this is translated from the coding sequence ATGGCTCAGACCTTGCTTGAACAATTACGCACAATGACGATCGTGGTGGCCGATACCGGCGACATTCAGGCGATCGAACGACTCAAGCCCCGCGATGCCACAACGAACCCTTCATTGATCACCGCCGCGGCCCAAATGCCGCAATACCAGGAAATTGTGGATCAAACCCTGCTGGAGGCCCGCACCGAAAAGGGCAAACAAGCCAGCGCGGAGGAGGTAGCTTCCTTGGCCTTTGAGCGCTTGGCGGTGGCCTTTGGTAAAAAGATTTTGCAAATTATTCCCGGTCGGGTCTCCACGGAGGTTGATGCGCGCCTGTCCTATGACACGGAAGCGACGATCGCCAAGGGCCGCTATCTGATTTCGGAGTACGAAAAAGCTGGTGTTTCACGCGATCGAATTCTGATCAAAATTGCCGCCACTTGGGAAGGCATTCGCGCCGCCGAAGTGTTGGAAAAGGAAGGCATTCACTGTAATCTCACCCTGTTGTTTGGGTTGCACCAGGCGATCGCCTGTGCAGAGGCGGGCGTGACTCTCATTTCGCCCTTTGTGGGTCGAATTTTGGATTGGTACAAGAAAAAGACCGGTCGCGATTCGTTTCCAGCCCCAGAAGATCCCGGTGTGTTGTCCGTCACGCGGATTTACAACTACTACAAAACCTTCGGCCACAAAACGGAGGTGATGGGGGCGAGTTTTCGCAACATGGGCGAAATTGTGGAACTGGCCGGTTGTGATTTGCTGACCATTTCGCCGGCCCTTTTGGACGAGCTGGAAAGCAATCAGGGCGAGCTAGTGCGCAAGCTGAGTCCTGACTTGGCCGGTGCAGAGCCGATCGAAAAAATCGAGATGAATCGCGAAGTTTTCGATCAAATGCACCAAGACGATCCAATGGCTTCCGAAAAGCTCACGGAGGGGATTGAAGGCTTCTCGAAAGCGCTGGAATCTCTGGAGTTGCTGTTAAAAAATCGTCTGGCTCAACTGGAAGGCCAAGAAGCCCTCAGCCATGCAGCCGATGACATTTTCCATGTCTACGACTTGGATGGGGATGGCTTCATTACCCGTGAAGAATGGGCTGGGAGCGATGCGGTTTTTGATGCCCTAGATTCCAACCGAGATGGCAAAATCACCCCCGCTGAAATGGCGGCCGGTCTTGGGGCAGCCTATCACCACCACTTGGTAGGTGTTTAG
- a CDS encoding M3 family oligoendopeptidase: MVASAIGTAQTTDKNDPLTWNLADLYAGFDDPRYEADLHWVSDRAENFRIAYRDRVALLTAQELAQALEELEGIYQAVGYLWSFPSLTFAANTRDTTAQGEVDRIQTALTTVNNELVFFDLELQAMSADHLAELRQAPELRLYAHYLESVGRFAPFRLPEVVEQTRNRDSLTGRQAFIQLRSIHLGEQTYTPVTTADGKTATTEAELSALLFQGDRTVREQAYHSVRVVSQQHNTLYAYILSTIAQDHAIENQMRGYRSTLEKQLISDEVPEGVFWAVMNGTRDRTEIWQNYYRIKAKATGAAIRTCDVYAPWSTEPIAPLSFSEGIQILLAALEQFDTTYARRAEEFFLNRWVDAAVRPGKRGGAFCNYTHGKHSYLFLSYTDDYSSLFTLAHEMGHGLHFAWIDDHQRYFNSNPPLVLAEVASTFNELLLLDYLLDRHSDPNMQRSLITRQLEDQLSLLFRQTTISRLELALHDRAEKGRFDAEFLNDVWDSLYRDLCGDAVEILPEHQYDWARIGHIFFKPFYCYQYAASDIVSLACYQQYRQRGRDFVPGYLQLLASGGSENQMAALKHYVGVDLEDPATISQALDYVANLVDRLASTVP, encoded by the coding sequence ATGGTAGCAAGTGCGATCGGGACGGCCCAAACCACCGACAAGAACGACCCATTAACCTGGAATTTAGCCGATTTATACGCGGGATTTGATGATCCCCGCTATGAGGCTGATTTGCACTGGGTGAGCGATCGAGCAGAGAATTTTCGGATCGCCTACCGCGATCGCGTGGCCCTGCTGACGGCGCAGGAGTTGGCCCAGGCTTTGGAAGAACTAGAAGGCATCTACCAAGCGGTGGGCTATCTTTGGAGCTTTCCCTCGCTCACCTTTGCGGCCAACACCCGAGACACCACCGCCCAAGGGGAGGTCGATCGAATCCAAACGGCCTTGACCACCGTGAATAACGAGCTGGTCTTTTTTGACTTGGAACTTCAGGCCATGAGTGCCGACCACTTGGCGGAGTTGCGACAGGCCCCAGAACTGCGGCTCTACGCCCATTACCTGGAATCCGTGGGGCGATTTGCGCCGTTTCGGTTGCCGGAAGTGGTGGAACAAACGCGCAACCGAGACAGCCTGACCGGGCGGCAGGCCTTTATTCAGTTGAGATCGATCCACTTGGGCGAACAGACCTACACCCCCGTCACCACGGCCGATGGCAAAACCGCCACCACGGAAGCCGAACTTTCGGCTCTGTTGTTTCAGGGCGATCGCACCGTGCGCGAACAGGCCTATCACTCGGTGCGAGTCGTCAGCCAACAGCACAACACCCTCTATGCCTACATCCTGAGCACGATCGCCCAGGATCACGCGATCGAAAACCAAATGCGCGGCTATCGATCGACCCTGGAAAAACAGTTAATTAGCGACGAAGTGCCCGAAGGGGTGTTTTGGGCCGTGATGAATGGCACGCGCGATCGCACCGAAATTTGGCAAAACTATTACCGCATCAAAGCAAAAGCCACCGGAGCCGCCATTCGCACCTGTGATGTTTATGCTCCCTGGAGCACCGAACCGATCGCCCCGCTCTCGTTCTCAGAAGGCATTCAAATCCTGCTGGCGGCCCTGGAACAATTCGACACCACCTATGCCCGCCGGGCCGAAGAGTTTTTCCTAAACCGTTGGGTTGATGCTGCCGTGCGGCCGGGCAAACGAGGCGGCGCATTTTGCAACTATACCCACGGCAAACATAGCTATTTGTTTTTGTCCTACACCGACGATTACAGCTCTCTATTCACCTTGGCCCATGAGATGGGTCATGGCTTGCACTTTGCCTGGATTGACGATCATCAACGCTATTTCAATAGCAATCCACCTTTGGTGTTGGCGGAAGTGGCTTCCACCTTTAATGAACTGCTGCTGTTAGATTATTTGCTCGATCGCCATTCCGATCCGAATATGCAGCGCAGTTTAATTACGCGCCAGCTAGAAGATCAACTGAGTTTGCTGTTCCGACAAACCACCATCAGCCGCTTGGAATTGGCCCTGCACGATCGAGCCGAAAAGGGGCGATTTGATGCTGAATTTTTGAATGACGTTTGGGATAGTCTCTACCGAGATCTATGTGGCGATGCGGTTGAAATTTTGCCAGAGCACCAATACGACTGGGCCCGAATTGGTCACATTTTCTTCAAGCCCTTTTACTGCTATCAATACGCCGCTTCGGACATCGTGAGCCTGGCTTGCTATCAACAATATCGCCAGCGAGGCCGAGATTTTGTACCCGGCTATTTACAACTGCTGGCCAGTGGGGGCAGCGAAAACCAAATGGCCGCCCTTAAGCATTATGTGGGTGTGGATTTGGAAGACCCGGCAACCATTTCCCAAGCGCTAGATTATGTGGCGAATTTGGTCGATCGCCTGGCCAGCACCGTGCCCTAG
- the acs gene encoding acetate--CoA ligase, protein MSQPTIESILQENRTFAPPADLAANAEIKSLDDYQALYDRAAADPTAFWAELAEKELDWFQKWDTALDWQPPVAKWFGGGKINISHNCLDRHLTTWRKNKAALIWEGEPGDSRTLTYAQLHREVCQFANVLKSLGAQKGDIIGIYMPMIPEAAIAMLACARIGAAHSVVFGGFSAEALRDRLNDAKAKLVITADGGFRKDTAVPLKVQVDRALDNNAAPSVENVLVVKRTGQDVHMEPGRDHWWHDLQQNASADCPAEPMDSEDLLFVLYTSGSTGKPKGVVHTTAGYNLYTHMTFKWTFDIKDTDVYWCTADVGWITGHSYIVYGPLSNGATTLMYEGAPRSSNPGCFWDVIEKYGVTIFYTAPTAIRAFIKMGEHLPKARNLSSLRLLGTVGEPINPEAWMWYYRVIGSERCPIVDTWWQTETGGFMITPLPGAIPTKPGSASKPFPGILADVVDLDGNPVGDNEGGYLVVKHPWPSMMRTVFGDDQRFRSTYWEHIAPKDGQHFYFAGDGARRDADGYYWIMGRVDDVVNVSGHRLGTMEVESALVSHPAVAEAAVVGKPDDLKGEDIVAFVTLEGTAAASEELIKELKQHVVKEIGAIARPGEIRFTDALPKTRSGKIMRRLLRSLASGQEVSGDTSTLEDRSVLDKLREGS, encoded by the coding sequence ATGTCACAACCGACGATCGAATCGATCCTTCAAGAAAATCGCACCTTTGCGCCGCCTGCGGATTTGGCGGCCAATGCCGAAATTAAAAGCCTGGACGACTATCAAGCCCTGTACGATCGCGCCGCTGCCGACCCCACCGCTTTTTGGGCAGAACTCGCTGAAAAAGAACTCGACTGGTTCCAAAAATGGGACACCGCTCTTGATTGGCAGCCCCCCGTTGCCAAATGGTTTGGCGGCGGGAAAATCAACATTTCCCATAACTGTCTCGATCGCCACCTAACCACCTGGCGCAAAAACAAAGCCGCTCTGATTTGGGAAGGCGAACCCGGCGACTCGCGCACCCTCACCTATGCCCAACTGCATCGGGAAGTTTGCCAGTTTGCCAACGTCCTGAAATCCCTCGGCGCGCAAAAGGGCGACATCATTGGCATCTACATGCCGATGATCCCGGAAGCCGCGATCGCCATGTTGGCCTGTGCCCGGATTGGCGCGGCCCACAGCGTCGTGTTTGGTGGGTTCAGCGCCGAAGCCCTGCGCGATCGCCTCAACGATGCCAAGGCCAAACTGGTGATCACCGCCGATGGGGGCTTCCGCAAAGACACCGCCGTGCCCCTGAAAGTGCAGGTCGATCGCGCCCTCGACAACAACGCCGCCCCCAGCGTCGAAAACGTGCTGGTCGTGAAGCGCACGGGACAAGACGTTCACATGGAGCCGGGCCGCGACCATTGGTGGCACGACCTGCAACAAAACGCCAGCGCCGATTGCCCCGCCGAGCCGATGGACAGCGAAGACCTGCTGTTTGTGCTCTACACCTCCGGCAGCACCGGCAAACCCAAGGGCGTGGTTCACACCACAGCGGGCTACAACCTCTATACCCACATGACGTTCAAATGGACGTTCGACATCAAAGACACCGATGTTTATTGGTGTACCGCCGATGTGGGCTGGATTACGGGCCACAGCTACATCGTCTACGGCCCCCTGTCCAACGGAGCCACCACCTTGATGTATGAGGGCGCGCCCCGATCGTCCAATCCCGGCTGCTTCTGGGACGTGATTGAAAAATACGGCGTGACGATTTTCTACACCGCTCCCACGGCGATCCGCGCCTTCATCAAAATGGGCGAGCATCTGCCCAAGGCCCGCAACCTCAGTTCCCTACGGCTGTTGGGAACCGTCGGCGAACCGATTAACCCGGAAGCCTGGATGTGGTACTACCGAGTGATTGGCAGCGAGCGCTGCCCGATCGTCGATACCTGGTGGCAAACGGAGACCGGCGGATTCATGATCACGCCGCTGCCGGGCGCGATTCCGACTAAGCCCGGTTCCGCCTCCAAGCCCTTCCCCGGCATTTTGGCGGATGTGGTGGATCTCGATGGCAACCCGGTAGGCGACAACGAGGGTGGCTATCTGGTCGTGAAGCATCCCTGGCCGAGCATGATGCGGACGGTGTTTGGCGATGACCAACGATTCCGCAGCACCTATTGGGAGCACATCGCGCCCAAGGACGGCCAGCACTTCTACTTTGCGGGGGATGGTGCGCGCCGCGATGCTGATGGCTACTACTGGATCATGGGCCGCGTCGATGACGTGGTGAACGTGTCGGGCCACCGGCTGGGGACGATGGAGGTGGAGTCGGCGCTGGTGTCGCACCCGGCGGTGGCGGAAGCAGCCGTGGTGGGCAAGCCAGACGACCTGAAGGGCGAAGACATTGTGGCCTTTGTCACCCTGGAAGGGACGGCGGCGGCCAGCGAGGAACTGATCAAGGAACTGAAACAGCACGTGGTGAAGGAAATCGGGGCGATCGCCCGGCCCGGTGAAATTCGCTTTACGGATGCGCTGCCGAAGACGCGATCGGGCAAAATCATGCGTCGTTTGTTGCGATCGCTCGCTTCGGGCCAAGAGGTTTCTGGGGACACTTCCACCCTCGAAGATCGCTCCGTGCTCGACAAACTCCGCGAAGGATCGTAA
- a CDS encoding type II toxin-antitoxin system VapC family toxin: protein MKIINKLALDTNILGQLLNPSPTKFTELKVWFRAILLSDAEVFLPGIVDYEMRRSLELQRLKDPNYRGVERLNRFLQSVRYLPITITDLNLAATLWAEARYRGQKTEPDRDLGGDPILAAQVRSLFSPWVNVVLVTENRKHLTRYGIDARSFQEILFPGMES, encoded by the coding sequence ATGAAAATCATTAATAAGCTTGCTCTTGATACGAATATTTTAGGTCAATTACTAAACCCTAGTCCTACAAAGTTTACTGAATTGAAAGTATGGTTTCGGGCAATATTGCTCTCTGATGCTGAAGTTTTTCTACCAGGAATTGTTGATTATGAAATGCGGCGATCTTTAGAATTACAGCGCCTTAAAGATCCGAACTATCGAGGGGTTGAGCGATTAAACCGATTTTTACAATCAGTTCGATACTTACCCATCACGATTACTGATCTGAATCTTGCAGCAACTCTTTGGGCCGAAGCGCGCTACCGGGGTCAAAAAACGGAACCCGATCGTGACTTGGGCGGCGATCCCATTTTGGCGGCTCAGGTTCGATCGCTCTTTTCACCCTGGGTCAATGTGGTTTTGGTCACTGAAAATCGCAAGCACCTAACGCGCTATGGCATTGATGCTCGATCGTTCCAAGAAATCCTATTCCCAGGAATGGAATCATGA
- a CDS encoding AmpG family muropeptide MFS transporter, producing the protein MFLYAGCPTPVKVPLPSPLASIARLFQQPKMAALLLLGFSSGLPLLLTSRTLQAWMTMEQVNLSAIGAFSLVGLPYSLKFLWAPLLDRFVPPFFGRRRGWLALSQGAIALALLALGVQNPQQGLQGVAIAAVLVALLSATQDIAADAYRTDVLTPREMGAGAAIFVLGYRGALLIAGGAALVLADRFTWPVTYSMMAVLMAGCILLSWLAPEPTAPQQPPASLSEAVWLPFKDFLDRYHWQRGLAILAFIVLYRLGDSMVNNMALPFLLQTGFSQTEVGAIQGVMGLIATIVGSLTGGAILSQIGIGRSLWVFGGLQALSNVAYLTLAWVGKNATAMVLAINVENFCGGLATAGFTAFLMSLCNARFSATQYALLSSLMAVSRDLFSAPSGALAQQLGWPGFFLLTIGAALPGLALLPWFAPWHQSNSPSELNQ; encoded by the coding sequence ATGTTTCTCTATGCCGGTTGCCCAACACCCGTGAAAGTTCCTCTTCCGTCCCCCCTCGCCTCGATCGCCCGGTTGTTTCAACAGCCCAAGATGGCGGCTCTGCTGCTCTTGGGGTTTAGCTCGGGGTTGCCCTTGCTGTTAACCAGCCGTACTCTTCAGGCTTGGATGACGATGGAGCAGGTGAACCTGAGCGCGATCGGGGCCTTTAGCCTGGTGGGATTGCCCTACTCCCTCAAGTTTTTGTGGGCCCCCTTGCTCGATCGATTTGTACCACCGTTTTTTGGGCGGCGGCGGGGTTGGTTGGCCCTCAGCCAAGGGGCGATCGCCCTGGCCCTGTTGGCGTTGGGGGTGCAAAATCCCCAACAGGGGCTACAGGGGGTGGCGATCGCGGCGGTGTTGGTGGCCCTGCTCAGCGCCACCCAGGACATTGCCGCCGATGCCTATCGCACAGATGTGTTGACTCCTCGGGAAATGGGAGCCGGAGCGGCCATCTTCGTGTTGGGCTATCGCGGGGCGCTGCTCATTGCGGGCGGAGCAGCGCTGGTGCTGGCCGATCGCTTCACCTGGCCGGTTACCTACAGCATGATGGCGGTCTTGATGGCGGGCTGCATTCTGTTGAGTTGGCTGGCCCCAGAACCCACAGCCCCCCAACAACCACCCGCCAGCCTGTCGGAGGCCGTTTGGTTACCTTTTAAAGATTTCCTCGATCGCTACCATTGGCAACGGGGCCTGGCCATTTTGGCCTTCATTGTGCTCTATCGCTTGGGCGATTCGATGGTGAACAATATGGCCCTGCCCTTTTTGTTGCAAACGGGCTTTAGCCAAACGGAAGTGGGCGCTATTCAAGGGGTGATGGGCTTGATTGCCACCATTGTCGGCTCCTTAACGGGCGGTGCAATTCTCAGTCAAATTGGCATTGGGCGATCGCTCTGGGTCTTTGGGGGATTACAAGCCCTGAGCAATGTTGCCTATTTAACTTTGGCTTGGGTGGGAAAAAATGCTACCGCCATGGTGTTGGCAATTAATGTAGAAAATTTCTGCGGTGGATTAGCAACAGCAGGATTTACGGCATTTTTGATGAGTCTTTGTAATGCTCGTTTTTCCGCCACCCAATATGCTTTGCTGTCCAGTTTGATGGCTGTGAGTCGTGATTTGTTTTCGGCTCCTTCTGGTGCTTTAGCCCAACAGTTGGGTTGGCCCGGCTTCTTTTTGCTCACGATCGGGGCGGCGCTGCCGGGGTTGGCATTGTTGCCCTGGTTTGCTCCTTGGCATCAATCGAATTCTCCATCGGAGCTTAACCAATAG
- a CDS encoding GIY-YIG nuclease family protein → MTNQNSSSLYRYRQQPLTPVMAAELILELLSGEIIETEKVRKIILDEHIQRGGKPPSGKTGIISCIKHALRYLKNQEQAVNSSRNNWTILGGKNLPSSSPITDFEKISDDLEEKFPVLIQGIVSDTNGDSSINDTLRPEVELGSGESCVYVFYLKTYKEFALMNNQKRWPCKIGKTDGDPTQRILAQVGTGLPEYPQFAVLLRTSKPSDWESSIHRILRIRNQDKTDAPGNEWFLASPEEIIDIIKIIDPSLFLKE, encoded by the coding sequence ATGACCAATCAAAATTCAAGTAGCCTGTACCGCTACCGGCAGCAACCGCTCACCCCAGTTATGGCAGCAGAACTAATTCTTGAACTACTATCTGGTGAAATCATTGAAACAGAGAAGGTTCGTAAGATCATTCTTGACGAGCATATTCAGAGAGGAGGAAAGCCCCCTTCTGGAAAAACGGGAATTATAAGCTGCATTAAGCACGCTCTGAGATATTTAAAAAATCAAGAGCAAGCAGTTAATTCTTCCAGGAATAATTGGACAATTTTGGGTGGTAAGAATCTACCCTCTTCCAGTCCAATCACTGATTTTGAAAAGATATCGGATGATCTAGAAGAAAAATTTCCAGTGTTAATTCAGGGGATAGTATCTGATACGAATGGCGATTCAAGTATCAATGATACTTTGAGACCGGAAGTTGAACTAGGTAGTGGAGAATCATGTGTATATGTTTTTTACTTGAAAACATATAAAGAATTTGCATTGATGAATAATCAAAAGCGTTGGCCGTGCAAGATTGGCAAGACAGATGGAGATCCAACGCAACGAATTTTGGCACAAGTGGGAACAGGCCTACCTGAATATCCACAATTTGCGGTTCTTCTGCGGACTTCTAAACCGTCTGATTGGGAGTCTAGTATTCATAGAATTTTGAGAATTCGTAATCAAGATAAAACTGACGCGCCGGGGAATGAATGGTTTTTGGCTTCACCAGAAGAAATTATTGACATCATCAAAATCATAGATCCATCACTGTTTCTGAAGGAGTAG
- a CDS encoding DUF29 family protein yields MEEILTLHELLLAGDVAGALVIVEELEEMGRSAIVDQIYSYAIVLLTHLIQQKVEERSTRSWEVAIRNAVRHIQRKNKRRKSGGYYLSVDELQEILDEAYASAIDRAALEAFEGRYEAEELAAMVDRIAILKQALTMIDSQAQAGA; encoded by the coding sequence ATGGAAGAAATTTTGACATTACATGAGCTATTGCTGGCTGGCGATGTAGCTGGTGCATTGGTAATTGTTGAGGAACTCGAAGAGATGGGGCGCAGCGCGATTGTCGATCAAATCTATAGCTATGCGATCGTCCTCCTGACTCATCTCATCCAGCAAAAGGTAGAAGAGCGATCGACTCGTTCTTGGGAAGTTGCTATTCGAAATGCCGTCCGCCACATTCAGCGAAAAAACAAACGCCGAAAATCTGGTGGTTATTATTTATCGGTTGATGAATTACAAGAAATTCTCGATGAAGCCTATGCTAGCGCGATCGATCGAGCTGCGCTAGAAGCTTTTGAGGGGCGCTATGAGGCTGAAGAGTTAGCGGCGATGGTCGATCGCATTGCCATCTTGAAACAAGCGTTAACTATGATTGACTCGCAAGCTCAAGCAGGAGCCTAA
- a CDS encoding DUF29 family protein has product MEEILTLHELLLAGDVHRALAIVEEMEEMGLTAIRNKIRSYSKILLIHLIKQAAEKRSTRSWELSIQNSVDEILNTNQRSSGSYYIKRDELTAILEKVYGLALKAAAIEAFEGRHEAEELAAMVDRPEILQQALKMIAPE; this is encoded by the coding sequence ATGGAAGAAATCTTGACGTTGCATGAGTTATTGCTAGCGGGTGATGTGCATCGGGCGCTGGCGATTGTGGAAGAGATGGAAGAAATGGGACTAACTGCCATTCGCAACAAAATTCGGAGTTACAGCAAAATTTTATTGATTCATTTAATTAAACAAGCAGCCGAAAAGCGATCGACCCGTTCTTGGGAACTCTCGATTCAAAATTCTGTAGACGAAATTTTAAACACGAACCAACGATCGTCCGGTAGCTACTACATCAAACGGGATGAACTGACAGCAATCCTTGAAAAGGTTTATGGACTAGCCCTGAAAGCAGCAGCGATTGAGGCCTTTGAAGGGCGACATGAGGCCGAAGAATTGGCCGCAATGGTCGATCGCCCCGAAATTTTGCAACAGGCATTGAAGATGATTGCCCCTGAGTAA